The Marinomonas maritima genome segment AGAGCGCTGTTGGGGCCTGAGCAGGTTAACAAAGTGCCTTCTTCTGTGAAAACGGATGTTGATAGACTTAAGGCAGGAAAGCGTTCTTCCATAATGGCTTTGTTGTCTTGATGAATGGAAATAGTATTTCCTGTCTGTATTCTGCTATCAGCAATATAAAAACTACCGTTCCAGAGTCCCATGATGGTTGCGTTTAATTGTGCTGCTTTGGCTATTTTTTTATTCAGTAATGGTTCGGATTTAAGTGCGCTACGAAAGCCTCCGCAAATCACCAAAATGGAATCTTTGCTTATTTCTATGTCTTGTATATTACCGTCGGTTGCCAACGAGATAGAGACATCCGACAGTGCTTTTTGGTCGTGTAAACTGTAGGTTTTACATTCGTAAATCGGGTTGTCATGAACCATGTTAAGAGTGACTAGAGTGTCTAACGCGACAGAAAAACATGACATGGAAAAATGATCAAGAAGGACAAAGTTTGCTCTTCTTGGTGGTGTAGATGAATTTTTGGTAAGCGTTGAGTTAGTGAAGGCAAGATTTGTGCGTTTTAGATGGCTTTGAAAGTGTGATGTGTCTAGCTTATTGTTTGCTTCTAACATGCCTTAAATTCCGCTCTAATTTTATCGACACAATATCGCATACCTAAGGCAAAATAAATGCCGAAGTATGCGACGTATGCCTGTTAGAGTATGTCGGGTGAGCGATTAAAAATAGAGATAGTTTTTTGTTTAGATGGAAAAATTAAGGAGCAACACAACTCGTGTCGCTCCTGTATTGGTTGAATTACTACTTTTCTGTGGTCGTGATTTTCTCTACTTCCCAATTCAATAACATCGGTTTTTTTGCGTCTTCGGCAAAGAAATAGCCCGCTTTGGGTGTGACATAAACAGTTTGGCCTTTCTCGAAGCCGTTCTTGTCGAAGGCTTTGTGAGGCAGGTCGATTTCCCAGACGTCGTTGCTGTGCCAATCAATCGGAGAGAGTTCAAGACGAACTTCGGCACCAATTGGGTTAATAGCAATCACCTTCAATGGCAAGTTCGCCTGAGCGGTTGGTTCTTTCGTAACGAAAAATTCATGCGAGCGAATGTACAGCTGTCCGTCTTTTTTCTCAGCGTTGTTTTTTCCGACGCCTTCTTGTCCATCAGAGGCTGGCAAAAAAATGTTCGCTTGCTGATTATGCCATTTACCGTTTTCAACCTTGCCTTCAAAAACATTCGCATTGCCAAGAAAATCAAACACAAAGCGGCTGTTCGGTGACGCGTAAAGTGCGCCCGGCTGATCGATCTGTTCGATGTGTCCGTTACTCATCACCACAACGCGATCAGACAGCTCCAGCGCCTCTTCTTGATCGTGGGTTACAAACACACTTGTGAACCCTAACTCTTCGTGTAATCCGCGTAACCAGCGACGTAGTTCTTTGCGGACTTTTGCGTCTAAGGCGCCAAAAGGTTCATCTAGTAACAGTACTTCTGGTTGTGTTGCCAAAGCTCTTGCCAAGGCAATACGCTGTTTTTGACCACCAGAAAGCTGCGATGGGAAACGGTTAGCAAGGTGAGCAAGTTGCACCATGTCCAATAAGTGCATGACACGCTTTTGTATTTCAGAAACGCTTGGGCGTTCTTTACGAGGCAAAACTTCAAGGCCAAAAGCCACGTTATCGGCAACCGTCATATGACGAAAAAGTGCGTAGTTTTGAAATACAAAACCGACGCGACGATCACGCACATGCAAGTTGGTGACATCTCGGTCGCCAAATTGGATACGCCCCGTGTCAGCGCCTTCTAATCCCGCAATAATACGCAACAGCGTGGTTTTTCCGGATCCAGATGGGCCAAGCAAGCCGATCATTTCGCCTTCGTTGATATCCAATGACAAAGGTGACAAGGCTTGAAAGTGCCCGAATTTTTTGGAAATGTTTTCAATCAAAATACTCATTGTGTCACCTGTCTTTCTTTTTCTGCTTCAATTTTTAAACTGCGTTCCTGACGCCATTCGATAAAGGCTTTCAGTAACAGTGTAAGTAAGGCAATCATCGCCAATAGCGAGGCGCTGGCAAAGGCCGCAGCGGCTTGGTAATCCTCGTATTGCAATTGAACATGCAGCGGCAAAGTGTTGGTTTCGCCACGAATATTGCCCGATATGACGGACACCGCGCCGAACTCTCCGACGGCACGTGCGTTGGTTAGAATCACCCCGTAGATCAGTGCCCATTTGATATTGGGTAAGGTGACGCGGCGGAATAATTGCCAGCCAGAAGCGCCCAAAATGACCGCCGCTTCTTCGTCTTCTCTACCTTGTTGTTGCATTAGAGGAATCAATTCACGCGCCACAAACGGACAAGTGACAAACACGGTGACCATAACAATCCCCGGCCACGCGAACATTAACTGGATGTCTTGGTCATAAAGCCACGAGCCAATCCAACCGTTGTTGCCGTACAGCAACAGATACAGTAAACCCGCCACGACGGGGGAAACGGCAAATGGAATGTCCATCAAGGTCATCAGTAACTTACGACCGGGGAATTCAAAACGGGTCACTGACCACGCGAGCATGACGCCAAATACTAAATTAATCGGCACCGTTAACGCGGCAACCAATAGTGTTAAGCCGATGGCGTGTAAGGTATCAGCCTCGATCAGACTGTTGAAATAATGTGCTGCGCCTTCAACAAAGGCTTGCTGAAAAATAGCGATAAGCGGCACAACCAGCAGTATCACGGTCAAAAATAAGGTAAAGCCAATTAACAGGCCTTTGATCCAAGGGCTGTCCCCAACCCTTAGCTGGTGGCGTTGTCCGGGTGCTTGGTGAGAAGACATAATATATTCCTAGCTGCGTCCGTGAAGGCGGCGTAAGTAACGCGCTTGCCAGATATTGATTGCGAATAAAAGAATCAACGATGCCATCAACACAACCGACGCAATGGCGCTGGCCGCAGGGAAGTCGAACTCTTGTAAGCTGACAAAAATCATTAAAGAAGTAATCTCACTGACGTATGGCATATTGCCCGCGATAAAGATAACCGCGCCAAATTCTCCCAAGCTACGAGTGAATGACAGCGCAATGCCTGTCATTAAGGCTGGCCACAACGCAGGGAAAATCACACGACGAAAGACTGACCAATCGGACGCGCCCAGCGTCATGCCAGCTTCCTCTTCCTCGGGCGACAGTTCTTCCAAAACGGGCTGAACGGTTCGGACCACAAACGGAATACTGGTAAACGCCATCGCGAGCACGATACCCCACGGTGTATAGGCAATCTTGATGCCGATACTTTCTAGTATTTCTCCATACCAGCCAGTCGGTGCATACAAAGTGGCTAAAGTGATACCAGCAACGGCGGTTGGCAAGGCAAAAGGCAAATCCACCAAAGCGTCTAGAATACGACGCCCAGGGAACTCATAGCGTACTAACACCCAAGCCAACAAGAGGCCAAAAAAACCATTGAAAACAGACGCTATCAACGCAGCCCAGAGGGTGACTTTATAACTGGCGACAACACGTTCATCGCTGATGACTTGCCAGTACCGATCCCAGCCCATATCGACGGACTGCATAACCAGACCTGTCATGGGTAAGAGCAGAATCAAACTGATAAAAAGCAGGGATGTTCCCAAGCTTAAGCTCAGTCCAGGAAGTACTCGCTTATGACGAGGTCGCGTGCCAGCCACGCTAAGTTGAGTTGCCATTTACTTGCCTATGTTTGAGCAATGAAAGTGTTACGGTGAACGTCATGACCCAATAAAAAAGAGTGACTTTATAAAGACTTTCTTTAAAAGTTCTTTTAAAAGGCACCCTGTAAAGACAGAAAGGCCGAATACGCAAGCGTATCCGGCTTATTCGATCCGTCTACTGTTTAGCGACGTTGAAGTTGGTCTAGTTTACCACCATTCTTGAAGATTTCTTTAGTAGCTTTTGGCCAGCCACCGGCAATCTCTTCGACGGTTAATAAAGTGACTTCTGGGAACTTGTCAGCAAATTCTGCTTTTACAACATCGTTATGAACGCGGTAGTTAAAGCCAGCAAGAAGACGCTGTGATGCTTCGCTGTATAAGTAGTTTAAGTACTCATGAGACACTTTTTCTGTACCATTCTTTTTCGCATTTTTTGCGACAACAGCCACTGGAAATTCGGCCAAGATAGACGTTTTTGGTACAACCACTTCGTATTTGTCGGCACCGTATTGATTACGAATGTTATTAACTTCGGATTCGAAGGTAATCAATACATCGCCAATACCACGCTCAACGAAGGTTGTCGTTGCACCACGGCCACCGGTATCAAAAACAGCTACGTTTTTCAGGAAAGTACCTAGGAAATCGTCAATTTTAGCGTCGTTGCCTTTGCCGAAGGTTTTTTGTGCGTAACCTTGCGCGGCGAGATAAGTGTAACGGCCGTTGCCCGATGTTTTAGGGTTTGGAAAAACCAGTGCGACATCATTACGTGCTAGATCGCCCCAGTTTTGGATATTTTTTGGATTGCCTTTACGAACAAGAAACGCCGTCGTGGAATAATAAGGTGAGCTGGCATTTGGAAATGAAGTCTTCCAGTTTGCTGGAATCATTTTCGCTCTGTCATGCAGCACTTGTACGTCTGTAACTTGGTTAAACGTCACAACGTCTGCTTGCAGGCCGTTCATGATGGCATTGGCTTGTTTTGAAGAGCCTGCGTGAGACTGTTTGATTTCGATGGTTTTACCGGTGGTTTCTAGCCAGTGTTTCTCGAAGGTTGGGTTGTACGTTGCGAACAATTCACGAGCGATGTCGTAAGAGGTGTTCAGAATAGTTTGATCCGCAGCCGACGCTTGAACGGCTCCGCTTAATAATAGTGTACCAATAATGGTTTTTAAGGAACGTGGTGCAGACTTCATAATACCCTCTGTGTAATCGCAGTTATTCTCAATATGAGGGTAGATTACTTAAAAGATTTTGTTATTACAATGACGTTTAATAGACTTTTTTAGAATATTCATAAAGCACTTTTCTAAGATAGATATTTTTCAATTAATGGGCTCATAAAAAATTATTCTCGGTTAGTTTTGATCACAATGGATTGCAGCCAATCCATAAAAACCACCAAGCGTTTTGGTGGCTGTCGGCGTGATGGGTAAAGCAAAGAAACGGGCATAGGTTCGGCTTCGAATTGAGGTAACACTGGAAGAAGTAAGCCATTCTCGATGAAGCTTTCCACACCAATGGCTGGGATTTGTGCAATGCCAAGTCCAGACAAACAAGCATCCAAATAAGCGTCTGTGCCGTTCACCGCCAAGTTGCTTGGCATGGATTGTTGTTTTACTTTACCGTCCTCCATGTATTCGAACTGTGCGTCGAGATTGCCTAATGTGTGGGAATACTCAATCAGTTTATGGTTGGCTAGCTCTGTAAGTGTTTGAGGAATGCCATAGGCCTCTGCGTAGTTTGGCGATACACAATTGAGACTTCGGTATTGTGTTAATGGTCGAGCGATTAAACTACAGTCGTCCAGTTCGCCCACTCGAATGACGCAATCTTTGATTGGACTGATTGTTTGAATTAATCAATTAAAAACAATAACTTAATGTGTGTTACTTTTCTTTCGGGTGCAAAGGGGTGAAAAAAACATTTCTTAATATTTACTTTTGTTAATGACATGCTCTAAAAATATAACGTTTTTATCAGGGCTATCCAGCTTTGAACGAATAAATCCATTTTTTTCCATTATCTTAATTGACCCAATATTATTGATTTCAACACCTCCAATTAGAGAGTGAATATACTTATCTAAATACGCCCATTTTACTAGCCCTTTAATCAATTCACTCCCATAGCCTTTAGCCCAAAAGATTCACCCAATAGGTAGCCAATATGTAAGTTTAATTGCATTGGTTTCGTCTCATTGTCATAGAGAAAAACAAAGCCAATAATCTCATTGTTTGGTTTTAATTGGATGGATAGAAAACTGCTTTCTTTAATTCTTTGTTGCCACCAATTGCTTGCCTCTTCATAGCTTGTTATGTTTTGCCATTCACTTGGGAGAGAGTTAGTCACTGCTGGCGTTAACAACTCTAAAACTTTAAGTGTGTATAGCCGTTGACTGCTATCGTCAAATATTTGGGATTTAACACTGTTAATTACTAGACGTTCAGTATTAAACGCACATCTTTGGCACAGCGGTAGGAGACCTGTCATTGTAAAATTTCTTTGTTAGAGTTTTTCAAAGTATTTGTAATAAAAAATGAGTGATATTACATAATTTACGTATCACCCATATTTTATTATTAGAGGTGCATTTTATACTTAGAGTGAATCGGTTGACTCTTCTTTAAAAGGTTGCTTAAACTCCATCGTCATTTGATATCCTTTAATTGCAGGCACTGCAATAGCATTTAAGCAAAGTTGCCCTAACATGATTAAAGTTGCCGTTGCTAATGCATCTAATATCC includes the following:
- a CDS encoding GlxA family transcriptional regulator, producing the protein MLEANNKLDTSHFQSHLKRTNLAFTNSTLTKNSSTPPRRANFVLLDHFSMSCFSVALDTLVTLNMVHDNPIYECKTYSLHDQKALSDVSISLATDGNIQDIEISKDSILVICGGFRSALKSEPLLNKKIAKAAQLNATIMGLWNGSFYIADSRIQTGNTISIHQDNKAIMEERFPALSLSTSVFTEEGTLLTCSGPNSALDMMLHFITTAYGTDYSQAVAEVIGSDRSTSTHTKITNHFLMSEPHIPDCIKEAILLMESNIEDPLSIDELAKLVGISRRQIERLFKSNVGVTPARYYMEHRLTHARQLIQQSNLSIFEVSVACGFVSSAHFSRTYHRFFGKSPIDTRRAAQASQN
- a CDS encoding sulfate/molybdate ABC transporter ATP-binding protein gives rise to the protein MSILIENISKKFGHFQALSPLSLDINEGEMIGLLGPSGSGKTTLLRIIAGLEGADTGRIQFGDRDVTNLHVRDRRVGFVFQNYALFRHMTVADNVAFGLEVLPRKERPSVSEIQKRVMHLLDMVQLAHLANRFPSQLSGGQKQRIALARALATQPEVLLLDEPFGALDAKVRKELRRWLRGLHEELGFTSVFVTHDQEEALELSDRVVVMSNGHIEQIDQPGALYASPNSRFVFDFLGNANVFEGKVENGKWHNQQANIFLPASDGQEGVGKNNAEKKDGQLYIRSHEFFVTKEPTAQANLPLKVIAINPIGAEVRLELSPIDWHSNDVWEIDLPHKAFDKNGFEKGQTVYVTPKAGYFFAEDAKKPMLLNWEVEKITTTEK
- the cysW gene encoding sulfate ABC transporter permease subunit CysW codes for the protein MSSHQAPGQRHQLRVGDSPWIKGLLIGFTLFLTVILLVVPLIAIFQQAFVEGAAHYFNSLIEADTLHAIGLTLLVAALTVPINLVFGVMLAWSVTRFEFPGRKLLMTLMDIPFAVSPVVAGLLYLLLYGNNGWIGSWLYDQDIQLMFAWPGIVMVTVFVTCPFVARELIPLMQQQGREDEEAAVILGASGWQLFRRVTLPNIKWALIYGVILTNARAVGEFGAVSVISGNIRGETNTLPLHVQLQYEDYQAAAAFASASLLAMIALLTLLLKAFIEWRQERSLKIEAEKERQVTQ
- the cysT gene encoding sulfate/thiosulfate ABC transporter permease CysT; translation: MATQLSVAGTRPRHKRVLPGLSLSLGTSLLFISLILLLPMTGLVMQSVDMGWDRYWQVISDERVVASYKVTLWAALIASVFNGFFGLLLAWVLVRYEFPGRRILDALVDLPFALPTAVAGITLATLYAPTGWYGEILESIGIKIAYTPWGIVLAMAFTSIPFVVRTVQPVLEELSPEEEEAGMTLGASDWSVFRRVIFPALWPALMTGIALSFTRSLGEFGAVIFIAGNMPYVSEITSLMIFVSLQEFDFPAASAIASVVLMASLILLFAINIWQARYLRRLHGRS
- the cysP gene encoding thiosulfate ABC transporter substrate-binding protein CysP: MKSAPRSLKTIIGTLLLSGAVQASAADQTILNTSYDIARELFATYNPTFEKHWLETTGKTIEIKQSHAGSSKQANAIMNGLQADVVTFNQVTDVQVLHDRAKMIPANWKTSFPNASSPYYSTTAFLVRKGNPKNIQNWGDLARNDVALVFPNPKTSGNGRYTYLAAQGYAQKTFGKGNDAKIDDFLGTFLKNVAVFDTGGRGATTTFVERGIGDVLITFESEVNNIRNQYGADKYEVVVPKTSILAEFPVAVVAKNAKKNGTEKVSHEYLNYLYSEASQRLLAGFNYRVHNDVVKAEFADKFPEVTLLTVEEIAGGWPKATKEIFKNGGKLDQLQRR
- a CDS encoding LysR substrate-binding domain-containing protein; protein product: MQTISPIKDCVIRVGELDDCSLIARPLTQYRSLNCVSPNYAEAYGIPQTLTELANHKLIEYSHTLGNLDAQFEYMEDGKVKQQSMPSNLAVNGTDAYLDACLSGLGIAQIPAIGVESFIENGLLLPVLPQFEAEPMPVSLLYPSRRQPPKRLVVFMDWLQSIVIKTNRE
- a CDS encoding GNAT family protein, with product MIKGLVKWAYLDKYIHSLIGGVEINNIGSIKIMEKNGFIRSKLDSPDKNVIFLEHVINKSKY